The Aureispira anguillae genome contains a region encoding:
- a CDS encoding L-threonylcarbamoyladenylate synthase, translated as MSAIFLEIHPENPESRKIKQAVQIIKDGGLVIYPTDTLYGLGCDITNNKAVERVCRIKGIKPQKANFSFICSDLSNIAFYTKPFSNSIYKSMRKNLPGPFTFILKASNQVPKMLKNNRKNVGIRVPNSPIVSQLLEGLENPIISTSIKNIDDDITPYPTDPYTIYEEYKHLVDLVIDGGFGGNVPSTVIDCTNNQPEIIRLGLGDLQY; from the coding sequence ATGTCTGCAATTTTTTTAGAAATACACCCTGAAAATCCCGAAAGCCGAAAGATAAAACAAGCTGTTCAAATCATTAAAGATGGCGGTCTAGTCATCTATCCAACAGACACCTTATATGGTTTGGGTTGCGATATTACCAACAATAAAGCCGTTGAACGTGTTTGTAGAATAAAGGGTATCAAACCCCAAAAAGCTAATTTCTCTTTTATTTGTTCCGACTTAAGTAATATTGCTTTTTATACTAAACCTTTTAGCAATAGCATTTACAAGAGCATGCGCAAGAATCTTCCTGGTCCTTTTACTTTTATTCTGAAAGCCAGTAACCAAGTTCCCAAGATGCTTAAAAACAATCGAAAAAATGTAGGAATACGAGTTCCCAATAGTCCTATTGTCAGCCAATTATTAGAAGGATTAGAAAACCCCATTATATCAACCTCTATCAAAAATATAGACGACGACATCACCCCCTATCCGACAGATCCCTACACGATTTATGAAGAGTACAAACATTTAGTAGATTTGGTGATTGACGGTGGTTTTGGAGGCAATGTTCCTTCTACTGTAATTGACTGCACCAACAATCAACCAGAAATTATTCGCCTAGGATTGGGCGATTTACAGTATTAA
- a CDS encoding DUF423 domain-containing protein: MQKKLLITTGILGCLAVILGAFGAHALAEKLSSSQLNTYQTGIQYHYYHTLALLGVLAIRNQYTTATWLYRAAFCFIVGILFFSGSIYLLACQELLSLQKWVKIIGPITPIGGLFFILGWLMLIIQAIQFPNTEQK; encoded by the coding sequence ATGCAAAAAAAGCTTTTAATTACAACAGGAATATTAGGCTGTCTAGCCGTCATTTTGGGTGCATTTGGTGCCCATGCCCTTGCCGAAAAATTAAGCAGTAGTCAACTAAATACTTATCAAACTGGTATCCAATATCATTATTATCATACCCTAGCACTACTAGGAGTTTTAGCAATTCGCAATCAATATACAACAGCAACTTGGTTGTATCGAGCTGCTTTTTGTTTTATTGTTGGGATTCTCTTTTTTTCAGGTTCTATTTATCTATTAGCTTGTCAAGAATTATTATCTTTGCAAAAATGGGTCAAAATCATTGGTCCCATAACCCCCATTGGTGGCTTATTTTTTATTCTAGGATGGTTGATGCTTATTATTCAGGCAATTCAATTTCCTAATACAGAACAAAAATAA
- a CDS encoding carboxypeptidase M32 yields the protein MSLLKEQYNQYVSHLQKIQDINSTLALLHWDNEVHASAKGAQLRGQQIATLSATVHEWAINEELGDLLKTLYDNRHELSENEAKNVELSLVLYNTERKLPTEFVMAFSKAKTNAFHAWIKARKAKDYALFKPELQVIVDLLKQKAEFIGYQDHPYNALINEFEKGATVAQLDVLFGDVRKQLVAFAKEIREKGTPSKKNFLHRHYDKKKQWDFGLELLKQMGYDFEAGRQDISEHPFTTAFSANDVRITTSIKEDNPIEMIGGCLHEGGHALYEMGLQLKYYGLPLGMPTSIGIHESQSRLWENQVGMSWFYWQANFSRMQDFFPTALGDITLKQFYKAINQIEPNYLRTIADEIHYHLHILIRYEIEKGLLDGSYDVETLEEVWNQKYKEFLDLDVPHATYGILQDVHWAEGLFGYFPTYSLGSFYAAQFYAKAKKDMPELEQEIAKGNMQSLLDWLRHHIHQHGQKYTSEELCHRITGEGLNLKYFMDYARQKYAEIYDLKAEFFNQV from the coding sequence ATGTCTCTACTAAAAGAACAGTACAATCAATATGTTAGCCATTTACAAAAAATACAAGATATAAATAGTACGCTTGCCCTCTTACATTGGGATAATGAAGTACATGCATCCGCAAAAGGCGCTCAACTACGTGGGCAACAAATAGCCACCTTATCCGCCACTGTTCACGAGTGGGCCATCAATGAAGAATTAGGAGACTTGTTAAAAACACTTTATGACAACCGTCATGAATTATCAGAAAATGAAGCCAAAAACGTTGAACTCAGTTTAGTCCTATATAATACTGAAAGAAAACTTCCGACGGAATTTGTCATGGCTTTTTCCAAGGCAAAAACCAATGCCTTCCATGCATGGATAAAAGCACGCAAAGCAAAAGATTATGCGCTGTTCAAACCCGAATTGCAGGTAATTGTTGATTTGCTCAAGCAAAAAGCTGAATTTATTGGTTATCAAGATCATCCCTACAATGCCTTAATCAATGAATTCGAAAAAGGGGCTACGGTCGCTCAATTAGATGTTTTATTTGGCGATGTTCGGAAACAATTGGTTGCTTTTGCTAAAGAAATTAGGGAAAAAGGAACTCCTAGCAAAAAAAATTTTTTGCATCGTCATTATGACAAGAAAAAACAATGGGATTTTGGCTTAGAATTACTAAAACAGATGGGCTATGATTTTGAAGCAGGTCGTCAAGATATCTCTGAACATCCATTTACAACGGCATTCTCTGCCAACGATGTCCGCATAACAACCAGTATAAAAGAGGATAATCCAATTGAAATGATTGGAGGCTGCCTTCATGAAGGAGGGCATGCCTTGTACGAAATGGGGCTACAGCTAAAGTATTATGGCCTTCCTTTGGGCATGCCTACCTCTATAGGTATTCACGAGTCTCAATCTCGCTTGTGGGAAAACCAAGTGGGGATGAGTTGGTTCTATTGGCAAGCCAACTTTTCTCGAATGCAAGATTTTTTCCCTACGGCATTGGGAGATATTACATTAAAACAATTCTACAAGGCCATTAATCAAATAGAACCCAATTATCTAAGAACCATTGCTGATGAAATCCACTACCACTTGCATATCCTAATTCGCTACGAAATAGAAAAGGGCTTATTAGATGGCAGTTATGATGTAGAAACACTGGAAGAAGTTTGGAATCAGAAATACAAAGAATTTTTGGACTTAGATGTCCCTCATGCTACTTATGGAATCTTACAAGATGTGCATTGGGCTGAGGGGCTGTTTGGCTATTTCCCAACTTATTCTTTAGGGAGTTTTTATGCTGCTCAATTCTATGCGAAGGCAAAAAAAGATATGCCTGAATTGGAGCAAGAAATTGCCAAAGGCAATATGCAATCGCTCTTAGATTGGTTGCGCCATCACATCCATCAGCATGGGCAAAAATATACATCAGAGGAGCTTTGCCATCGAATTACTGGTGAGGGGCTTAACCTCAAGTATTTTATGGATTATGCTCGGCAAAAATATGCTGAAATTTATGATTTAAAGGCAGAATTTTTTAACCAAGTTTAA
- a CDS encoding exonuclease SbcCD subunit D C-terminal domain-containing protein, with the protein MKILHTADWHLGQKFFHRNREQEHKAALDWLVQYIQEEQIELLVVAGDIFDADNPPNYARKLYFNFLKKLVPTCCEDIVIVAGNHDSANMLDASKELFKLLNVHVIGHIAEDRNRQIIEIKGNDDHLKAVVGAVPYLRDKDIRKSIAGESSEQREESLRIGIQQHYKEIETELKAYQTANVPIIVTGHLYAAGGERQDRPNSIHIGSLGIIGAESFSEDFDYVALGHLHRVQQIDKERPIWYSGALIPLDFSELNYAQVVCLIEFEERKIVRRKSIKVPLKRKLRTYKGTLEEIKEKLENLDTNVILDTWLRIIVETDHHSPNLSSDLEEIISDKPAEIMILKESNSNNGLWNNEPNEGLQSLQDLEEIEVFRRCAQQKGNILDEQMEDLESSFKELLGWMQERDLE; encoded by the coding sequence ATGAAAATACTACATACAGCAGATTGGCATTTGGGACAAAAGTTTTTTCATCGCAATCGAGAACAAGAACACAAAGCTGCCTTAGATTGGTTGGTGCAGTACATTCAAGAAGAACAAATCGAACTATTGGTAGTCGCTGGAGATATTTTTGATGCAGATAATCCGCCTAATTATGCAAGAAAACTTTATTTTAACTTCCTAAAAAAGCTCGTTCCTACTTGTTGTGAAGATATTGTCATTGTAGCAGGCAATCATGACTCTGCCAATATGTTAGATGCCTCCAAAGAGTTGTTCAAGTTGCTTAATGTTCATGTTATTGGCCATATTGCAGAAGATAGGAATCGTCAAATCATTGAGATTAAAGGAAACGATGATCATCTAAAAGCAGTTGTTGGTGCCGTACCTTATCTAAGAGATAAGGACATCCGAAAAAGTATTGCAGGAGAAAGCTCTGAACAACGGGAAGAAAGCCTTAGAATAGGTATTCAACAACATTACAAAGAAATTGAAACCGAACTAAAAGCTTATCAAACCGCCAATGTTCCTATCATTGTAACAGGGCATTTATATGCCGCAGGAGGTGAACGGCAAGATCGTCCCAATAGTATTCATATTGGTTCTTTGGGAATTATTGGAGCAGAAAGCTTTTCCGAGGACTTTGATTATGTGGCACTTGGTCACTTACACCGAGTTCAACAAATTGACAAAGAGCGCCCTATTTGGTATTCAGGGGCTTTAATCCCACTGGATTTTAGTGAACTTAATTATGCTCAAGTTGTTTGTTTAATAGAATTTGAAGAACGGAAAATAGTCCGTCGAAAATCAATAAAAGTACCACTCAAACGAAAATTGCGTACTTATAAAGGTACATTGGAGGAAATCAAAGAAAAACTAGAAAATCTAGATACAAATGTTATCTTAGACACTTGGCTCAGAATTATAGTAGAAACCGATCATCATTCGCCCAATTTATCGAGTGATTTGGAAGAGATTATTTCGGATAAACCTGCTGAAATTATGATCCTAAAAGAATCTAATTCAAACAATGGCTTATGGAATAACGAACCCAATGAGGGCTTACAAAGTTTACAAGATTTAGAAGAAATTGAAGTATTCAGGAGATGTGCCCAACAAAAAGGGAACATTCTTGATGAGCAAATGGAGGACTTAGAAAGTAGTTTTAAAGAATTATTGGGTTGGATGCAAGAACGGGACTTAGAATAG
- a CDS encoding YkvA family protein: MRKKLFAKAKEVEKEPLDSQKKSSKKNQEEMLEKDGRKVSESLFYKLFVKTAYSILHKPLAVFRILKNSLEHLKKYESIREFAADTREKIELLTRMIRAYVKGEYKGISKTNIALSLAAIIYFVSPIDLIPDFLAAGLLDDLALLTWVYNNFTHEIEEFLLWEDEHKMIRIPIETGEENK, from the coding sequence ATGAGAAAGAAGTTATTTGCTAAAGCAAAAGAAGTAGAAAAAGAACCACTTGATTCTCAAAAAAAATCAAGCAAAAAGAATCAGGAAGAAATGCTAGAAAAGGATGGGCGCAAAGTATCTGAAAGCTTGTTCTATAAACTTTTTGTAAAAACAGCTTATAGTATATTGCACAAACCACTCGCTGTTTTTCGAATCTTAAAAAACTCGTTAGAGCATCTCAAAAAATACGAATCTATTCGTGAATTTGCAGCAGATACCAGAGAAAAAATCGAATTACTTACTCGTATGATCCGAGCTTATGTAAAAGGAGAATACAAAGGTATTTCGAAAACCAATATTGCATTAAGTCTTGCAGCGATTATATATTTTGTCTCTCCTATAGATTTAATTCCCGATTTTTTGGCTGCTGGTTTGTTAGATGATTTGGCGCTATTAACTTGGGTCTACAATAACTTTACGCATGAAATCGAAGAATTTTTGCTTTGGGAAGATGAGCATAAAATGATTCGTATTCCCATAGAAACAGGAGAAGAAAATAAATAA
- the truA gene encoding tRNA pseudouridine(38-40) synthase TruA, protein MTRYFFHIAYNGTHYRGWQRQPNVRSVQEVLETKLAQALKLPAITIIGCGRTDAGVHASQFFFHTDLAVPLRENFVFVMNKILPPSIAIFEIITIDSNLHARFSAVERVYDYFIHNQKDPFTNDISSLYVDYELDLNKMKKAVALLPKYKDYKAFCKQPDLHNTTLCDVRSAKLFCTKDHKKIRFQITANRFLRGQIRILVQKLLEIGTDKYSIDEFEQNLATQQRPQLIRPAHPQGLFLSKIVYPGLDLVNQANFTLPEDYWQAL, encoded by the coding sequence TTGACACGCTATTTTTTTCACATTGCCTATAATGGCACACACTATAGAGGTTGGCAACGGCAGCCCAATGTCCGCTCGGTTCAAGAAGTATTAGAAACTAAACTCGCTCAAGCCCTCAAATTACCTGCAATAACAATTATTGGTTGCGGTCGTACGGATGCAGGAGTGCATGCCAGTCAGTTTTTTTTTCATACAGATTTGGCAGTTCCACTAAGAGAGAACTTTGTCTTTGTTATGAACAAAATCTTACCTCCTAGCATCGCCATTTTTGAAATTATAACGATAGACTCTAATTTACACGCTAGGTTCAGTGCTGTAGAACGGGTTTATGATTATTTTATTCACAACCAAAAAGACCCATTTACCAATGACATCAGTTCTTTGTATGTCGATTATGAATTGGATCTAAACAAAATGAAAAAAGCCGTCGCTTTGTTGCCCAAATACAAAGATTATAAGGCATTTTGCAAGCAACCCGATTTGCACAATACTACTCTTTGTGATGTGCGCTCGGCTAAACTATTTTGCACAAAAGATCATAAAAAAATACGCTTTCAAATTACAGCCAACCGATTTTTGAGGGGGCAAATTCGTATACTTGTTCAAAAATTGCTAGAGATTGGAACAGACAAATATTCCATTGACGAATTTGAACAAAATCTAGCCACCCAACAACGCCCCCAGCTCATTCGCCCTGCACATCCACAAGGGCTTTTCCTTTCCAAAATTGTTTATCCTGGTTTAGATTTAGTCAATCAAGCTAATTTTACATTGCCTGAAGACTATTGGCAAGCACTCTAA